The stretch of DNA acttcagttttaaaagcCTGAAGTCTGTAATGGGGTCAGCAATCAATATAGGGCAAAACATACCAAAGAAAAGGGTATGATTGACAAGAAAACAGACAAAGCCTAGAAAATGATCAAAGGAACATCATGAAGAGGCTCAGGTAATGAGGATGGCTGGATTTCCTGGCAAAGCTGTGCTCACAAACATAAAAGTGATGTAAGGAAGGAATGACATTTTGGGATCTGAAGATGGGTGAAAAGGTGGAACaatgttgcaggaagaacagccgaaagcacgacagacaccagtatggtcagatcatgctccattttattgcccgaatagcctaacttttatagtgaacttaacaggggcggatagtgcctaacacaagattattggtcaaaagcactcagacaaacaactacaagaaaacaaccccacctgcaagaaaacaacccccttgtgattagcagtcacatagaccgtTCGAAATGGTTCCAAGGCCCAGGCTACATATAGTTGACATAATGTAGGGTAATTCTTCATACCCTGCAGAAGAACTAGCAATTCATAGTGTTTTGCCAGGGCCTGTTTGTTAATGGCGGGCACTGTAAAAGCGAATCTTTGGCAGTCCTTGTCTGCTAGGGGAATTGTAAAAAAGCAGTCTTTTAAATCTATGATCAATAGGGACCAATGTTCAGGCAGCATGGTTGGGGATGGTAAACCAGGTTGCAAGGCTCCCATAGCTCGCATTTGGTCATTTACTTTCCTTAGATCTTGCAGGAGTCACCACTTTCCTGATTTTTTGCAAATTACAAAAATCGGTGTGTTCCAAGGACTTGTGGATGGGCGTATGTGTCCTGCCTGGAGCTGTTCTTGAACTAAGTTCTCTGCTTGTTGCAACCTGTCCATTGTCAATGGCCACTACTCCACGCAGATAGGCCGATCAGAATGCCATGTTAAGGCCAGGGTGGGCGGTTGCTCGGCAGTGGCCACTAGGGAAAATCCTTGTTGTCAGTAGTAATCACTGCCCTGAGCTGAGAAAGAATATCCTTCCTGATTAGCATTTGAAGGTTTGCAGGCAGTGGCATCACATACAGCCTAGTAGAGACCGTTTTTTCTTGGAATTTCAATGTCACAACTTGTGCACTGAGATATGTTGCCGAGCTGCCACCCACTGACGCCGGTATTTCCAGTGGCTGGAGATGTTAGAGGCCAATGTTTCGGCCATACCATGGAGCTACAGATAGTGACATCTGCACTGGAAGCAATCATACCAATGACAGTAATTTGTTGGGATCCTATAGATAATACTACATTCATCATAGGTCGGGAGGCCAAGGATCTGGTAAAATAGACAACATGGTCTGAGGAGCCAAAACCACCCTCTCGGTTTACCAGTGCCCCTGCACGTGGTTGATAATTTCAGAGTGCAATAAATTGGGCTATTTTGGTACCTTTTGGGTTAAACAAGAGCGGGTTGAGCGTGTATGCCATGACTCTGATTTCCCCTACGTGATCAATGTCAATAATCCCTGGAATAACAATTAATCCCTTAAATCCCACAGAGGATCTACCTAATAGCAAGCCGCTTAATGGTGTGTTTGATAGCAGGCCTTGAATTCCCATAGGAATCACCACCACAGACTTACTGGGGAGTGTTACGCTTACTGCTGTTGCCAAATCCACTCCAAGGCTTCCTCTGGTGGCTGGGGCATTGTTGTTGAGAAATCCGCCCTGTCCATCCGCACTGCAGCTACTGTTGTCGTCGCGCGGCCGATCACGCTCCTCTTGGAGTTTCCCTTGGACCTGCACATTACTGTAGCATGTGTGTTAGATTGGCAATTATCACACCAGACGGTAGCCATGCAGTGCCTTTTTGTATGGCCAGGCCTCCCGCATCGATAACATCGCAGCTGATTCTGGGGGTTACGTCTTGGAGGGCTGCTGTTGGTTTGTGTCACTATAGCACTTGAGGGATCACCAATGGGTGTTGCAACAGCCTGTGCCATCACAGCTGCTTGCTTGGACTGACTGACTCGTTCGACTCTCTCCAACATTTCTTCTACAGTTGCGGTTCTCGGTAGCGTGGCTAGGATATTTTGGGTTTTTGCGTTCGCGTTGTCGAAAGCAAGCATTTTAAACATGATCTTTCTTGACTCCGATGTTAAGTCCGGATGATCTATGATTGCTGCCCACAACCGATCGATAAATTTTGCATAAGGTTCGCCTTGGGCCTGTTGAACTGATGCAAAGGGaggtgatttcttttcttctggaagGGCAAGAAGAGCCTGTAGTGCGAGCTGTGCAGCTGTTTGGTGAAAAATCGCAGGGAACTGCAGCTGAACTTGGGGATTGAAGTATGGACCTGTCCCCGTTAACATTTCAGCAGTAATGCCGTACAGAGGGTCCCCTGGTTGACGCAGTCGACTCACTTCTGCCTGTGCCAACCGTAGCCATTCCCTTTCAAAGAGCAACAGTTGGGAAGGAGTTAACAACAAACGTGCCAAGTTTTGACAGTCAAGTGGACACATTAAGTCTGACTGGAAAATCCATTGAACTATCTGTTGTGCCGCCTGGGACTGTAAGCCGTAGTCCATAACTATTTTTCTAGCTTGTCGTAAAATCTTCCAATCATGCGGTTGCCACGACCCGGTGCCTTGCACAGGGACCATAACATCTGGGCATGCCAAAGATGCAGCACGCCACTCTCCCTCTATAATGGCATCACGTATGACTCCAGACCACCTATTTGGTATCGGTGCTGGTGGAGTTGGGGCGGTGGATAATGAGGGAGAAGCATCTTGGGTGGATTTATTGGTTCCTGGCAGCGGCATGGATGCTGGGGGCACCGTGTCAAGATTTTCTGGAGTGGGAGGTGAAGAGGGCAATTCGCAGGCCACATCTGCACCGTGCTCGGATAGTCCCTTAATTATGGCTGCCGCTGATTCCTTTATTGAAGAGGTCATACCCCGAACCGGCATGGGTGCAGGAACCGATGGAAACAATAGTGACAGGCATGGTCCTGAGTTGTCAGATTTTGTAGTTGACGTTTTGTCGGCCCCGGATGGTAGTGACAAAGCTTGCGTCGTCGCCGTTACCACCTGGCATTCGGCCTTCAGACCGCACAGCGCATCCATCACTGCTCGCCAGGTCATACATAGATCTTTATTGAACTTTCCACTCGTGGTGGTTGTGTGCCATAACCGATCTCCTACCAGCTTCCACTCATCTGGGCTAAAGCTTAGAGGGCTTTCCTTTAGAAAACCCTCCTTCTGGGCCCATTGCACCAGGGATTTGATCTTTTTCGCGCTGCAAGATACGCCTCTCGCAGCCAGAATGCCAGAGAGGAGCTGCACAGCCGCCTCCGCCTCCATGGTCGCGTCAGACCGGCTGCGGGGTCGCGACCCCcgccctgctgctgggacagcTCGCCACACGGTGGCGGCCGCCTCACGCTGTCCCCTGCCGCCTCTGGTGTCCCGCAGCAACTCGATCCGGGATGCCCCGCGTCCCACCGCCACTCCTTTCTCCCCGCCTGTGACCGCGATTTTACCCCCCGGGTCCCGCCCGCGACTTCTCTGTTCCCGCAATTTGTCTCACCACAATTCCTTTGTCCGGGTCGGTGCTTGGAGTTTCTCAGTGTCCCTCAGGCTTTTTGTCAGGGCTCTCCGTGGCTCTCAGGGCTGTCCGTGTCTCTgaagcgtctctcagggctctccgTGCCTCTGAAGTCTCTCCGTGTGTCTCAGGTCTCTCAGCGTCTGTCGGGTCTCTCAGCGTCTCTCAGGTCTCAGCTTCTctcagcgtctctcagggctctccgTGTCTCCGAagtctctctgtttctctcagCATCGGTCAGATCTCTCAGCGTCtctcaggtctctcagcctgttcgggtctcagcctgttcgggtgccatatgttgcaggaagaatggcCGAGAGCACGACAgacactagtatggtcagatcatgctccattttattgcccgaatagcctaacttttatagagaacttaacaggggcggacagtgtctaacacaagattattggtcaaaagcactcaaacaactacaagaaaacaaccccacctgcaagaaagcaacccccttgtgattagcagtcacgtagaccttgtccttgaagccagctgctggtaacaatatttttctaaattcctcaattgggtgatgtgggaacactgtcatgggaacttctcatagttgccctggtagcttggtttgctcagctgcagcaagctgtgggatctttgctgtttcaaaaatccctcaacagaaCAAGAAggcaaagattttcttttagaaaagaaGACAAGAAGCACAGTAAATGTTACTGCTTGCAGTAATGCCTGAGACACCAGGGTagccaaggaaaataaatactgtggTCCCTGAAAATGGACAGAGGCAAACTTCAATGTTATAAAAGAGGTTTGGTTAAAGAAAATCAAGGACAATCTAAGTATTAATGATAAATGAAGCAACATCTACTGCCTTTGAGAATTTGGAAAAAAGTTCAGACCCCAGAGCTGGCCAAGAGGTTTCACTCATGTATAACTGCCACCACTTTTGTGCAGTTCAGTGTTTCAGAACGTTGCCTAAACAGAAACCAGAATATGACCTATACCTATGGTGCTTGACAAATACTTGACCAGGTTATTAAATATTGCTGGAGAGAGGCAGCACAGCATTCCTTTGGCTGGCCGTGGAGAACATCTCAGGTCCACAGAGCAACTTTTAAGCTGTCCTCATGCAACAGTCTGCCCTCCGTGCTTGTTATCTGGCAGTATTTCAGGCAGCGGAGCTGGGTGACTGTCAAACTGTTATGTATTTCATGAATGAGCTATggaatttataatttataagcAAACGTACAGATGAGAAGGTCTGACTACTTTATGGGACAAAAGCTGAAATGGAAAACTCCAAGCTTTGCTGTagattaaaaattataattgaCTGTTATGAACACCaatgaaaaaatacacttcTTGGAAATTATTCTGTATCTTGTCAGGtctgctttttctgaaaaattaatgtgTAGTCACTTGATATTGTGATTTTCTCCCATTTAGAAATGGaagaaatcagttttaaaaagctATATCTAGAAACGCATTTCCCCTGAACATGATGTAACTCTGGATCTCTAGAGTTATGGCTACTTTCCCCTGTTTCTTTAAATGAGTGAAATTTGATGGAACTGGACGTGTTTGCCTGAGGTTGGGTAAGAATATATACACAACATCAACTGATTTTGGTAGTGAAAGATCAGGCCTTTGGAGCAGGGCTCTTTTCCCACTACTAATAGTGAGAACCTGCCAGCCAGTCTTATTTCTCCACTAAGAATGatattatttcttttgcaaTTTAATTTCTCATTAGACTTTGCAGTGTGCTTTTGAGTAGCTTTTGCATTTAAACATGAAATGACCGAGATATAAGAAATAATCTACTACAAGGAAATATTGTATTGTGAAGGTAGTTTCAGCAGCTTGAAATAGTCCATAGTTTAGTCTATAGTTTACTAGGACTTACTTCTTGATCTTGGAGTCAGTGTTTTTAGgaaggtaattttattttaggatgatttttttaaaaatattaggaTTATAATTCTAACACTGGAAAACATATCTCTATATTAACCTTGGGCTCATTAAAACTCTAGTTTTCTCAAGTGTCAGCAATGGACTAGAATATTTCCATGAGTCATTATTTAAAGATGGAATTACCTTGAAATAATGTAATTTAAGCAAAATACCACAGAGTAGCCCTTAGGGTTCACACTATTCCGCCATATCTGTTTGTCTATATGGTGCTTTGTTGGGTTGCTGTGAGCTCCCACAAGTCTAAGAGGTTTTGTGACATTAAAATGGAAGCATACACTCTAAATATCAGCACAGGCTCCTATGCACCCCAGGCTTAGCaaagatttatttcatttaggAGTTAACAGGCAGCCGAGTAGTTATGCCATTCCCGTAAGATGTGTGTGAAAGCCTAGTGAGTTGGACTCCATCAGGCAGCTGTAATTGTCTGCTTCCAGCTTTGAATGTCCTGGGCAGGACACACTTTAAAAATTGCTCTAATGAGAGGCAGATGGATCTAATTCTTTCTTTCAATGTCcttgtttatgctttaaaaCCACTTGTATTGAGATGCTTCACTAACAGAATCTTCCTTTCCCTAAGGCCTAGGAACAGAACAAATTCTTACGCGTTGAATCCACTCTTTCCCATTTCCATTTTATAATTGTCAGACCTTTCTCACAGAGAAAACTGATAAGGCTCTCTCTCCTCTGCCCATCTGTGTATTTTCATGCTATGTGCAAGAATTTAATCTTTCTGAGATGTCTTCCTTTCTCTAACGTTGGAAGAGAACGCTCGctgaggcgatcggctccggggcagacacGTTCTGCAGTGGAGCGGGGcatcggacaggcagggctaatttttcccTCACGGAGCCCACTTGAGGGAGCCACCAGGGAGGTGAACAAGGCGAGAAGGAGGTGTAGGCAGATCCAgcagtgccccctccccagccgttcaaaagctgcccctagggagtgTGGTgaccaggacgggcaaacagggcatGGCGCGTGAGAAGGGAgtggtgtgagcaggtggatgacctgttCCGCctcgtggcagaactcaaggaggaggttgagaggttgagggatatcagggagtgttttcaaagcagaaggcaaaa from Anas platyrhynchos isolate ZD024472 breed Pekin duck chromosome 2, IASCAAS_PekinDuck_T2T, whole genome shotgun sequence encodes:
- the LOC140001606 gene encoding endogenous retrovirus group K member 5 Gag polyprotein-like: MDALCGLKAECQVVTATTQALSLPSGADKTSTTKSDNSGPCLSLLFPSVPAPMPVRGMTSSIKESAAAIIKGLSEHGADVACELPSSPPTPENLDTVPPASMPLPGTNKSTQDASPSLSTAPTPPAPIPNRWSGVIRDAIIEGEWRAASLACPDVMVPVQGTGSWQPHDWKILRQARKIVMDYGLQSQAAQQIVQWIFQSDLMCPLDCQNLARLLLTPSQLLLFEREWLRLAQAEVSRLRQPGDPLYGITAEMLTGTGPYFNPQVQLQFPAIFHQTAAQLALQALLALPEEKKSPPFASVQQAQGEPYAKFIDRLWAAIIDHPDLTSESRKIMFKMLAFDNANAKTQNILATLPRTATVEEMLERVERVSQSKQAAVMAQAVATPIGDPSSAIVTQTNSSPPRRNPQNQLRCYRCGRPGHTKRHCMATVWCDNCQSNTHATVMCRSKGNSKRSVIGRATTTVAAVRMDRADFSTTMPQPPEEALEWIWQQQ